In a genomic window of Chryseobacterium sp. G0162:
- a CDS encoding VOC family protein, with amino-acid sequence MVKRIVANIKTDDLIKGDHFYQDILELDVLMDHGWIKTLGTEEEAKVQISFAEQGGNETEVPDLSIEVDNVDEVYDKMKKAGFKIVYDITHEDWGVRRFFVKDPFGKVINVLSHQ; translated from the coding sequence ATGGTAAAAAGAATCGTAGCCAATATAAAAACGGATGATCTTATAAAAGGGGATCACTTTTATCAGGATATTTTAGAACTTGATGTTTTGATGGATCATGGCTGGATTAAAACCTTAGGGACTGAAGAAGAAGCAAAAGTACAGATCAGTTTTGCAGAACAGGGAGGTAATGAGACTGAAGTTCCGGATTTGTCTATAGAAGTGGATAATGTAGATGAAGTTTATGATAAAATGAAAAAGGCAGGCTTTAAGATTGTTTATGATATTACCCATGAAGATTGGGGAGTCCGCAGATTCTTTGTAAAAGATCCGTTCGGAAAAGTAATTAATGTTTTATCCCATCAATAA
- a CDS encoding alpha/beta hydrolase, with product MEQKDLTIILVHGAWGDGSHWQYIIPSLVKAGYKVRSVQNPLTSLQNDIDKTKDLIDAQEGKVLLVGHSYGGAVISGAGNHDKVVGLVYIAAFAPDAGDSLGALLGRRESPGGASIYPDSKGFLWIKYDEFKSAFCQDLDDEKALVMALSQKPIHGQCFGDEAGEPAWKTKPSWYQISSNDRMIPAETEKEMAERLQPKKIITLDAGHASLASHPNEVTQLILEAAGSL from the coding sequence ATGGAACAAAAAGATTTAACCATTATTTTGGTACACGGAGCTTGGGGAGACGGATCTCATTGGCAATACATTATTCCTTCTCTGGTAAAAGCAGGATATAAAGTGAGAAGTGTTCAGAACCCTCTTACCTCATTACAGAACGATATTGATAAAACAAAAGATCTTATTGATGCTCAGGAAGGGAAAGTTCTTTTAGTAGGACATTCTTACGGTGGCGCAGTTATTTCAGGAGCTGGAAACCATGATAAAGTAGTTGGATTAGTGTATATTGCTGCCTTTGCACCGGATGCTGGTGATAGTTTAGGGGCACTTTTAGGAAGAAGAGAGTCTCCGGGTGGAGCAAGTATTTATCCGGATAGTAAAGGGTTTTTATGGATCAAATATGATGAATTTAAATCAGCTTTCTGTCAGGATCTGGATGATGAAAAAGCGCTGGTAATGGCATTGTCTCAAAAGCCTATTCATGGGCAATGTTTTGGAGATGAAGCAGGAGAGCCGGCATGGAAAACAAAACCAAGCTGGTATCAGATTTCATCCAATGACCGTATGATTCCTGCAGAAACGGAAAAAGAAATGGCAGAGCGCCTTCAGCCTAAGAAAATAATTACATTGGATGCAGGGCATGCTTCGTTAGCTTCACATCCTAATGAAGTTACCCAATTGATTTTAGAAGCAGCGGGATCACTTTAA
- a CDS encoding Crp/Fnr family transcriptional regulator, with amino-acid sequence MTHKSLEICYDFPFFLQEELDEIFQAHEKKFFQKGDFILEEGKMANEYYILDSGLARSFVNDFNGNEVTTHFFVENEVIIEVLSMFQRIPTQENIVCITDCECWKLDYDTFQELFHKIPNLREWGRAWMSKELFDYKQRSVEMFTLSATRRYLNLLEQKPKVIQFAPLKQIASYLGVTDTSLSRIRKELVSHPKKN; translated from the coding sequence ATGACTCACAAATCACTTGAAATATGTTACGATTTTCCTTTTTTTCTTCAGGAAGAACTTGATGAAATATTTCAGGCTCACGAAAAGAAATTCTTTCAAAAAGGTGATTTTATTCTTGAAGAAGGCAAGATGGCTAATGAATATTATATTCTGGATAGCGGATTGGCCCGTTCATTTGTAAATGATTTTAACGGAAATGAAGTGACTACTCATTTTTTCGTGGAAAATGAGGTGATTATTGAGGTTTTATCTATGTTTCAAAGAATTCCCACTCAGGAAAATATTGTTTGTATTACAGACTGTGAATGCTGGAAACTGGATTACGATACTTTTCAGGAACTTTTTCACAAAATTCCCAATCTTAGAGAATGGGGAAGAGCCTGGATGTCTAAGGAACTTTTTGATTACAAGCAACGGTCTGTAGAAATGTTCACCCTTTCAGCTACCAGAAGATACCTGAATCTTCTGGAACAGAAACCCAAAGTAATACAATTTGCTCCATTGAAGCAGATTGCATCCTACCTTGGAGTAACCGACACCTCCCTAAGTAGAATTCGGAAAGAATTAGTGTCTCATCCCAAGAAAAATTAA
- a CDS encoding Crp/Fnr family transcriptional regulator: MMTELYEKYGGLFQVDQEHFDEFYTLLKDTLLLKSDFFLKQGEKCKYLGFIKKGTVRSFYINDQGREINFGFYFENEFFTDYESILCDTVSNMNIQALENCEILLLSKEHLQVLYQKEAYWQKFGRMMSEKIYLDAKKRIDDLLCRSPENRYLNLLKKQPLLFQKIAQKHIASYLGVTEQSLSRIRSRIVN; encoded by the coding sequence ATGATGACAGAACTTTACGAAAAATACGGCGGACTCTTTCAGGTAGATCAGGAGCATTTTGATGAATTTTATACGCTTCTTAAGGATACGCTCCTTTTAAAATCAGACTTTTTCCTGAAACAGGGCGAAAAATGCAAATATTTGGGGTTTATCAAAAAAGGAACGGTCAGGAGTTTTTATATCAACGATCAGGGCAGAGAAATTAATTTCGGATTTTATTTTGAGAATGAATTTTTTACCGATTATGAAAGTATACTTTGCGATACCGTATCCAATATGAATATTCAGGCATTAGAAAACTGTGAGATCTTATTGCTGAGCAAAGAGCATTTGCAGGTATTATATCAGAAAGAAGCCTATTGGCAGAAATTCGGACGGATGATGAGTGAGAAGATTTATCTGGATGCCAAAAAAAGAATTGATGATTTACTATGTCGTTCTCCGGAAAACAGGTATTTAAATCTTTTAAAAAAACAGCCCCTGCTTTTTCAGAAAATTGCACAGAAACATATTGCCAGTTACCTTGGAGTCACAGAACAATCTTTGAGTAGAATCCGGAGCAGGATCGTAAATTAA
- a CDS encoding VOC family protein, whose protein sequence is MKINQIYVNLPVKDVQKTREFWTELGFSINEQFSNDKAICVVMKEDHIYTMFLREDFFQTFTNRPFAKGDTTQVLLAIGVESQEEVNQMVNTAIKNGGSKYSETVDYGWMYQSAFADIDGHQWEVMHADLSKMPTEIHQS, encoded by the coding sequence ATGAAAATCAATCAAATCTATGTCAATTTACCTGTAAAAGACGTACAGAAAACCAGAGAATTCTGGACAGAGCTTGGCTTTTCAATCAACGAACAGTTTTCAAATGATAAAGCAATATGTGTAGTGATGAAGGAAGATCATATCTACACTATGTTTCTGAGAGAAGATTTTTTTCAAACCTTTACCAACAGACCTTTTGCAAAAGGGGATACAACGCAGGTACTTCTTGCTATTGGAGTAGAGAGCCAGGAAGAAGTTAATCAAATGGTAAACACAGCTATCAAGAATGGGGGATCCAAATACAGTGAAACAGTAGATTACGGTTGGATGTACCAAAGTGCTTTTGCTGATATAGACGGACATCAGTGGGAAGTAATGCATGCTGATCTTTCTAAGATGCCTACAGAAATTCATCAATCATAA
- a CDS encoding FAD-dependent oxidoreductase → MILKNKKIAIIGAGPVGLTMAVLLKQKGVEVTIYERDKDADTRVWGGTLDLHQNSGQEAMARAGLLDKYYTTSIPMGIHIADEQGNLLLTKKITPENQHDNPEINRNHLREMLLDGLADNTVVWDRKFTGMEEDNGQWLLHFENKPSSIADLVIGANGGMSKVRQYVTETEIEETGTFIIQGDIPQPEINCPEFYQWCDGKRLMAAYQGNLLVVNPYNNGALTYGVIFKKPDEWILNNLPDFQDTDWVIRFLSNRFSKWSDRYQQLFSSTSFFIGLPTRVIPLDKLWKKDRLLPVTLIGDAAHVMPPFAGQGVNTGLMDALILSDNLTQGTFETIEDAIADYEQKMFIYAKEAQMQSGKNEIEMRDPDFSFTKLIK, encoded by the coding sequence ATGATATTGAAAAATAAAAAGATAGCAATTATTGGCGCCGGGCCTGTTGGTTTGACAATGGCTGTTTTACTCAAGCAGAAAGGAGTGGAGGTAACTATTTACGAAAGAGATAAAGATGCAGATACAAGAGTTTGGGGAGGAACACTGGACCTTCATCAAAACTCAGGGCAAGAAGCAATGGCACGGGCAGGATTGCTTGACAAATACTATACTACTTCCATTCCTATGGGAATACATATTGCGGATGAGCAAGGTAATCTGCTATTGACTAAAAAAATTACCCCTGAAAATCAGCACGACAATCCTGAGATTAATAGAAATCATTTGAGGGAAATGTTACTTGATGGGCTGGCAGACAATACCGTAGTCTGGGACAGAAAGTTTACCGGTATGGAAGAAGACAATGGTCAATGGTTATTACATTTTGAGAACAAACCCAGTAGTATTGCGGATTTGGTCATCGGTGCCAATGGCGGAATGTCTAAGGTGAGGCAATATGTAACAGAAACTGAGATAGAAGAGACCGGGACTTTTATTATCCAGGGAGATATTCCGCAACCTGAAATCAATTGCCCGGAATTTTATCAATGGTGTGACGGAAAAAGACTTATGGCAGCTTATCAGGGTAATTTATTAGTAGTGAATCCCTATAATAATGGAGCGCTTACTTATGGAGTAATATTTAAAAAGCCCGATGAATGGATTTTGAACAATCTTCCTGATTTTCAAGACACAGATTGGGTAATCCGGTTTCTTTCCAATAGATTTTCTAAATGGAGTGATCGTTATCAACAATTATTTAGTTCAACTTCTTTTTTCATCGGATTACCCACAAGAGTAATCCCATTAGATAAACTTTGGAAAAAGGACCGCCTTTTACCGGTAACACTTATCGGAGATGCAGCTCATGTAATGCCTCCTTTTGCAGGACAAGGCGTAAATACAGGATTGATGGATGCATTAATTTTATCAGATAATTTAACCCAGGGAACCTTCGAAACCATAGAAGATGCTATTGCAGATTATGAGCAAAAAATGTTCATTTATGCGAAAGAAGCACAAATGCAGTCAGGGAAAAACGAAATAGAAATGCGTGATCCTGATTTTTCATTTACAAAATTGATTAAATAG
- a CDS encoding helix-turn-helix domain-containing protein produces the protein MLSAIHQEFEAPEELRDSIKCFWYNSRDYGEQLSSFEVMPDGYAEIIFHFGDGCSISHEGNVEELPSPFMMGLLNQPAVFHAKNRLEIIGIRCFPWVVFDLLGLLPGKSENGVYLFEHPVARLQTSLKEQILAGRIDDAILEVKQCFVDIRSQVPVDSMLFKAGVALKKTKGSIPVNQIAAAAHTTVRTLERKFKQSSGHTVKDVSRLMRFEQVRNHLWLYPESNIAGLAQELGYTDQSHLSREFKRYTGVTPAAFARETRKRKQIMNSDFVAFIQA, from the coding sequence ATGCTATCAGCAATACATCAGGAATTTGAAGCACCTGAAGAACTTCGGGACAGTATCAAATGTTTTTGGTATAATAGCCGGGATTATGGAGAGCAGTTATCAAGTTTTGAAGTGATGCCTGATGGTTATGCTGAAATTATTTTCCATTTTGGTGATGGGTGTAGTATTTCTCATGAGGGCAATGTAGAAGAATTGCCCTCTCCATTCATGATGGGACTCCTCAATCAACCTGCTGTTTTTCACGCAAAAAACCGTTTGGAGATTATTGGAATCAGATGTTTTCCCTGGGTTGTTTTCGACTTATTAGGATTGCTGCCTGGTAAAAGTGAAAACGGAGTGTACCTGTTTGAACATCCTGTTGCCCGGCTTCAGACCTCCTTGAAAGAACAAATTCTTGCTGGTAGAATAGACGATGCAATATTGGAAGTGAAACAATGCTTTGTGGATATACGGTCGCAAGTACCTGTTGATAGTATGTTATTTAAAGCAGGAGTAGCTTTGAAAAAAACAAAAGGAAGTATTCCCGTAAACCAGATTGCCGCCGCCGCTCATACAACGGTTCGTACATTAGAAAGAAAATTCAAACAATCTTCCGGTCATACGGTTAAAGACGTGTCAAGGCTTATGCGTTTTGAACAGGTGAGAAATCATCTTTGGCTTTATCCTGAATCCAATATTGCAGGATTAGCTCAGGAATTAGGATATACTGACCAGTCTCATTTGAGTAGAGAATTTAAACGGTATACGGGAGTAACACCCGCTGCATTTGCCAGAGAAACAAGAAAAAGAAAGCAAATAATGAACAGTGATTTTGTCGCATTTATACAAGCTTAA
- the tpx gene encoding thiol peroxidase — protein sequence MSTTITLKGNEVHTIGTLPAVGTSVKDFALVDSGLNVKTLETFEGKKKVFNIFPSIDTPTCAASSRKFNEEASKLENTVVINVSKDLPFALGRFCAAEGLDKVETLSDFRSSFGDDYEVTITDSPLKGLLSRAVIVTDENNKVVYTEQVSEIADEPNYDAALAALNN from the coding sequence ATGTCAACGACAATCACTTTAAAAGGAAACGAAGTACACACAATAGGAACATTACCAGCTGTAGGAACCAGCGTTAAAGATTTTGCATTGGTTGATTCAGGATTAAATGTGAAGACTCTTGAAACTTTTGAAGGAAAAAAGAAAGTATTCAATATTTTCCCAAGTATTGATACACCTACTTGTGCAGCTTCCAGCAGAAAATTCAATGAAGAAGCTTCAAAACTTGAAAACACAGTTGTAATCAATGTATCTAAAGACTTACCTTTTGCATTAGGAAGATTCTGTGCAGCAGAAGGATTAGATAAAGTGGAAACCCTTTCAGATTTCAGAAGCAGCTTTGGGGATGATTATGAAGTAACGATTACAGATTCTCCATTGAAAGGACTTTTAAGCCGTGCTGTAATTGTTACAGATGAAAACAATAAAGTAGTGTATACTGAGCAGGTTTCAGAAATTGCTGATGAACCTAATTATGATGCAGCCCTTGCAGCATTAAACAATTAG
- a CDS encoding glyoxalase superfamily protein → MKADHIIPVLRIFDYQKTLEFYMDWLGFEIAWEHRFEENMPAYIEVKKDNIILHLTEHHGDASPGSSIFIWGEGIADYHKELIDKNYKYNRPGLEKTFYDAVSFTVNDPFGNKIIFNEKFDEVKHGTLKFDVIE, encoded by the coding sequence ATGAAAGCAGACCACATTATTCCTGTACTCAGAATTTTTGATTATCAGAAAACCCTTGAATTCTACATGGATTGGCTAGGCTTTGAAATTGCCTGGGAGCATCGCTTTGAAGAAAATATGCCGGCTTATATAGAGGTGAAAAAAGATAATATTATTCTTCACCTTACTGAACATCATGGGGATGCAAGTCCCGGAAGCAGTATTTTTATCTGGGGCGAAGGTATTGCAGACTATCATAAAGAACTTATTGATAAAAACTACAAATACAATCGGCCTGGTCTTGAAAAAACTTTTTATGATGCTGTTTCTTTCACCGTCAATGATCCGTTTGGAAATAAGATTATTTTCAATGAAAAATTTGATGAGGTAAAACATGGCACTTTAAAGTTCGATGTGATTGAATAA
- a CDS encoding NADP-dependent isocitrate dehydrogenase, giving the protein MSEKSKIYYTLTDEAPMLATHSFLPIVKAFTKSADIEIAVPDISLAGRILANFPEFLKDDQKIGDALAELGELATQPDANIIKLPNISASVPQLDAAIAELQGKGFAVPNYPAEPKNDEEKAIKAKYAKVLGSAVNPVLREGNSDRRAPKAVKNYAKANPHRMGDWASDSKTDVAHMNNGDFYGTENSTTLENATKYRIVFKGNEGETVLKDFAGLQAGEVIDSSVMNLNALKVFVQEAIEEAKKRNVLLSAHLKATMMKISDPIIFGAIVETFFKEVFTKYAETFKSLDINPNNGLADLFEKIKGNAQEADIKADIDKALAEGPRVAMVNSDKGITNFHVPSDIIVDASMAALVRGGGKMWNKDGNEEDTVCIIPDRSYAGFYQSVIDDMKAHGKLDPTTMGSVPNVGLMAQKAEEYGSHDKTFQLSSEGTVEVQDEAGNVLLSQKVEKGDIFRMCQTKDAPIQDWVKLAVNRARLSDTPAIFWLDKGRAHDREIIKKVEKYLADHDTTGLDIRILDVKDAMTETLKRAREGKDTISVSGNVLRDYLTDLFPILELGTSAKMLSIVPLMNGGGLFETGAGGSAPKHIEQFLEEGYLRWDSLGEFLALQASLEHLAQTQGNTKSQVLADALDEANAKFLATDKSPARKVGQIDNRGSHFYLAMYWAEALANQTADAELAAQFAPVAQAMQENEEVINAELIGAQGKPQNIEGYYKTDTYKTYAAMRPSTVLNEIIDGI; this is encoded by the coding sequence ATGTCAGAAAAATCAAAAATTTACTACACATTAACGGATGAAGCTCCAATGCTGGCTACTCACTCGTTTTTACCTATCGTAAAAGCTTTCACTAAATCAGCAGATATTGAGATCGCTGTTCCGGATATTTCCCTGGCAGGCAGAATCTTAGCTAACTTCCCTGAATTTTTAAAGGATGACCAAAAAATTGGTGATGCTTTAGCTGAATTAGGAGAATTGGCAACTCAGCCGGATGCAAACATTATCAAATTACCAAATATTTCTGCTTCTGTTCCTCAATTAGATGCAGCTATTGCTGAGCTACAAGGAAAAGGTTTCGCAGTACCAAATTATCCTGCAGAACCTAAGAATGATGAGGAGAAAGCAATTAAAGCTAAATATGCAAAGGTTTTAGGAAGTGCGGTAAACCCTGTATTAAGAGAAGGAAACTCTGACAGACGTGCTCCAAAAGCTGTTAAAAACTATGCAAAAGCAAATCCTCACAGAATGGGTGATTGGGCTTCTGACAGCAAAACTGACGTGGCTCACATGAACAATGGTGATTTCTACGGAACAGAAAATTCTACAACATTAGAAAACGCTACAAAATACAGAATCGTATTCAAAGGAAATGAAGGAGAAACCGTATTGAAAGACTTTGCAGGTCTTCAGGCTGGTGAAGTAATCGATTCTTCTGTAATGAACCTTAATGCTTTGAAAGTATTCGTTCAGGAAGCTATTGAAGAGGCTAAGAAAAGAAATGTACTTCTTTCTGCTCACCTTAAGGCTACGATGATGAAAATCTCTGACCCTATTATTTTCGGGGCTATCGTAGAAACCTTCTTCAAAGAGGTATTCACTAAGTATGCTGAGACTTTCAAATCTTTAGATATTAATCCAAATAACGGTCTTGCTGATCTTTTCGAAAAAATCAAAGGAAATGCTCAGGAAGCTGACATCAAAGCTGATATTGATAAAGCATTAGCTGAAGGTCCAAGAGTGGCCATGGTAAATTCTGACAAAGGAATTACAAACTTCCACGTTCCTTCTGACATCATCGTTGACGCATCGATGGCAGCCCTTGTAAGAGGTGGAGGTAAAATGTGGAACAAAGACGGAAACGAAGAAGATACCGTTTGTATCATTCCGGACCGTTCTTATGCAGGTTTTTATCAATCAGTAATTGATGATATGAAAGCGCACGGAAAATTAGACCCAACCACTATGGGATCAGTTCCAAACGTTGGTCTAATGGCTCAAAAAGCTGAAGAATATGGTTCTCACGATAAAACGTTCCAATTATCTTCTGAAGGAACTGTAGAGGTTCAGGATGAAGCTGGAAATGTTCTTCTTTCTCAGAAAGTAGAAAAAGGAGATATCTTCAGAATGTGTCAGACTAAAGATGCTCCTATCCAGGACTGGGTAAAATTAGCTGTAAACAGAGCAAGACTTTCTGATACTCCGGCTATTTTCTGGCTAGACAAAGGAAGAGCTCACGACAGAGAGATTATCAAAAAAGTAGAAAAATATCTTGCTGATCACGATACTACAGGTCTTGACATCAGAATTCTTGATGTAAAAGATGCCATGACTGAAACGCTTAAGAGAGCTAGAGAAGGAAAAGATACGATTTCTGTTTCAGGAAATGTATTGAGAGATTACTTAACAGACCTTTTCCCAATCCTTGAGCTTGGTACTTCTGCTAAAATGCTTTCTATTGTTCCATTAATGAACGGTGGTGGTTTATTTGAAACAGGTGCCGGAGGTTCTGCTCCAAAACACATTGAGCAATTCCTTGAAGAAGGATATTTAAGATGGGATTCTCTAGGTGAATTCTTAGCACTACAGGCTTCTTTAGAGCATTTAGCACAAACTCAGGGGAATACAAAATCTCAGGTTTTAGCGGATGCATTGGATGAAGCGAATGCTAAATTCTTAGCTACAGATAAGTCTCCTGCAAGAAAAGTAGGCCAGATTGATAACAGAGGTTCTCACTTCTATTTAGCAATGTATTGGGCTGAAGCTTTAGCTAACCAAACTGCTGATGCTGAATTAGCGGCTCAGTTTGCTCCGGTTGCACAGGCAATGCAGGAAAACGAAGAAGTAATCAACGCAGAATTAATCGGTGCTCAAGGTAAACCTCAAAACATTGAAGGTTACTACAAAACTGATACGTATAAAACTTACGCAGCGATGAGACCAAGTACTGTTTTAAATGAAATCATTGATGGGATCTAA
- a CDS encoding DinB family protein codes for MDTPKSKKVELVIPAYRMHTQSFINVLDGISEEDALKRIENKTNHIIWMAGNFVNMRYGLGWVLGLQEQDPNNDLFFQGKALDESFTYPTLEDLKKNFHDISAKVYQKLLEVTDEELDEIFEIGMNIPFIKETKLNFVGMCIGREDYLCGQIGLMRRILDYPGMKYDVDENIKY; via the coding sequence ATGGACACACCAAAATCAAAAAAAGTAGAACTCGTTATTCCGGCTTATAGAATGCATACCCAAAGCTTTATCAATGTTTTGGATGGTATTTCGGAAGAAGATGCTTTGAAAAGAATTGAAAACAAAACCAACCATATTATCTGGATGGCAGGAAACTTTGTGAATATGCGCTACGGCTTAGGCTGGGTGCTTGGGCTTCAGGAGCAAGATCCTAATAATGATTTGTTCTTTCAGGGGAAAGCATTGGACGAAAGCTTTACATATCCAACACTAGAAGATTTGAAGAAAAATTTTCATGATATTTCTGCAAAAGTATATCAGAAGTTATTGGAGGTAACCGACGAAGAACTTGATGAAATCTTTGAAATAGGGATGAATATTCCTTTTATTAAAGAAACCAAGCTCAATTTTGTTGGTATGTGCATTGGTCGGGAAGATTATCTCTGCGGGCAAATAGGTTTGATGCGCAGAATTTTAGACTATCCGGGAATGAAGTATGATGTGGATGAAAATATTAAATATTAA
- a CDS encoding DinB family protein codes for MEAKSNEITLVQHQVSVTYKVISINIEGITHEESMIFPNGEANCMNWVLGHLIDVRNGLLHILGEDSVWNGEPFSAYKRGVIALEKKDEFVDFEELKSYLQKSQEKLEAKLNTLDRFNPENINDIATLCFHENYHSGQLGYIRRLLGKSGGIK; via the coding sequence ATGGAAGCGAAATCAAATGAGATAACATTGGTACAACACCAGGTAAGTGTTACCTATAAAGTGATCTCAATCAATATAGAAGGAATTACCCATGAGGAATCAATGATTTTTCCTAATGGTGAAGCCAATTGTATGAACTGGGTGTTAGGACATTTAATTGACGTAAGAAATGGTTTGTTACATATTCTGGGAGAGGATTCAGTATGGAATGGAGAACCATTTTCAGCTTATAAGAGAGGGGTTATTGCTTTAGAAAAAAAAGATGAGTTTGTAGATTTTGAAGAATTAAAGTCATATCTGCAAAAATCTCAGGAAAAACTGGAAGCAAAATTAAATACCCTTGATAGGTTTAATCCTGAAAATATTAATGATATTGCAACACTCTGCTTTCATGAGAACTATCACTCCGGACAGTTGGGATATATTCGCAGGCTCTTGGGTAAATCAGGAGGAATAAAATGA
- a CDS encoding DUF763 domain-containing protein, with the protein MKRSGTADLPLHYGKVPPWLYERMSVLGLSIVEAILTDYGKDEVLRRLADPFWFQSFGAVMGMDWHSSGITTSVMGALKRSINPNSQSLGLYICGGKGKFSRETPSELIQIADKTGLNGHELVKASKLSAKVDNTAIQDGYQLYLHNFILSDNGSWSVVQQGMHESDGTARRYHWHSGNMTSFVEEPHTGINGISRGRILNLTDAEAAENRKGILDISHTDSIDVMKDFSRLILPAHHDVQASDVDLKRLGALLYITREQQPQNFEDLLMLEGVGPRTMQSLALVSEVIHGAPSRFTDPARFSFAHGGKDGHPFPVPIHVYDESIGILRKGIEKSKLGNSDKLNTLNKLHQIVASAEKDFTPDFDIQEVIEEERQNSWRFGGKTMMGDAQKPSSPKPIQLSLF; encoded by the coding sequence ATGAAACGTTCAGGAACCGCAGATTTACCCCTTCACTATGGCAAAGTACCGCCATGGCTTTATGAACGGATGTCTGTTCTCGGACTTTCCATTGTTGAAGCTATTCTGACGGATTATGGTAAAGATGAGGTGCTTCGTAGATTAGCAGATCCGTTTTGGTTTCAAAGTTTTGGTGCTGTGATGGGCATGGATTGGCATTCTTCAGGAATAACCACTTCGGTAATGGGAGCTTTGAAACGTTCCATTAATCCTAATTCCCAATCACTCGGACTTTATATTTGTGGCGGAAAGGGGAAATTTTCACGAGAAACTCCGTCTGAATTGATTCAAATTGCAGATAAAACAGGCTTAAATGGGCATGAACTTGTAAAAGCAAGCAAACTTTCAGCAAAAGTTGATAATACAGCGATTCAGGATGGCTATCAGTTGTATCTGCATAATTTTATTCTTTCAGATAATGGAAGCTGGAGTGTTGTTCAGCAGGGAATGCACGAATCTGATGGTACAGCAAGACGCTATCATTGGCATTCCGGAAACATGACCTCTTTTGTAGAGGAGCCTCATACCGGAATTAACGGGATTTCAAGAGGACGTATTCTAAACCTTACGGATGCCGAGGCGGCGGAAAACCGGAAAGGAATTCTGGATATTTCTCACACGGATTCTATAGACGTCATGAAAGATTTTTCAAGATTGATTCTTCCTGCTCATCACGATGTTCAGGCTTCCGATGTTGATCTTAAGCGTTTGGGTGCACTTTTATATATTACCCGTGAGCAGCAGCCTCAGAATTTTGAAGATTTACTGATGCTAGAAGGAGTTGGACCAAGAACCATGCAGTCTTTGGCTTTGGTGAGTGAGGTCATTCATGGAGCTCCATCAAGATTTACCGATCCAGCAAGGTTTTCCTTTGCTCATGGAGGAAAAGACGGACATCCGTTCCCGGTTCCAATCCATGTATATGATGAAAGCATTGGCATTCTCAGAAAAGGGATTGAAAAATCAAAACTGGGAAATTCAGATAAACTCAATACTTTAAATAAGCTTCATCAAATAGTAGCCAGTGCTGAAAAAGATTTCACTCCGGATTTTGATATCCAGGAAGTCATTGAAGAAGAACGTCAGAATTCATGGCGTTTTGGAGGGAAAACAATGATGGGAGATGCTCAAAAACCTAGTTCTCCTAAACCCATCCAGCTCTCTTTATTTTAA